The following nucleotide sequence is from Nesterenkonia xinjiangensis.
GATCGCCTCGACCAGGTCCTCGGCGGGCTCCCCCAGCCCGACCACGAGCCCGGGGGCCGCGGAGGTCTGCTCCACGTGACGGCGCATCTCGCGCCCCAGCACCTGCATCTCCTGCTGCATGCTTCGCCCCGGACGGGGCCGCAGCGCCAGCACCATGTGCACCGAGCCGTCGTCGGCCGTGGAGAGCAGCCCGGTGTGTCCCTGGGAGCGGATCGTGGAGGAGAGCGTGTCATGGAGGCGCCGCGCCCGCGTCCGCCCGGACTCCGCAGCCTGACCCCGTCCTGCGGGGCCGGGCTCGGGCAGACGGGCCACCGCCGCCAGATAGCCCGGGCCCCGGTCCAGGCCCATCGCCGTCGCGCGGGCCTCCGCCTGCAGCGGCCCCGCTCGGCCCTCCAGGACCTCCTGGAAGAGATCCCGATGAGCCTGCTGGTGGAGATCCGTTCCACGGTGATCCTGCATGCGTTGCAGGTGCATCGACTGGGCGGCCCGCTCCAGCACCATCTCCACCCGCGCACGGCGCATCTGCGGCTCCACGGCGATCAGCTTCCCCCAGGGGTTCTGCGGATCACCGACGTCCACCGTGCTCCAGGTGGACTCCCGCTCCTGGTCCACGCGCCGGGACTCCTCGGACCACCGGCCCAGCAGCCCGCTGAGCTCCCGCCCGGCCTCCGCCAGCGCCACCACACGGTGCAAGAGGTCCTCCAGCACCACCGGGGCGTCGAGCAGCTCGGCGGTGGTGCTGACGATCCCCTGGGGTGAGGTGCGGTGCATGGCCAGCTCGGTGAAGGTCTCGTAGATCCGGCGGGCGAACTTCACCTCGTCGTACTGCTCGGCCACCAGCCGGCGGTGGACCTGCTCGGTGATCTCGACGAAGCGGACCTGCCGGCGCAGCACCACCAGGGTGAGCCCGAGCCTGCGGGCCAGGGTGACGAATCCTGGGGGCAGGACCTCCCCCGCCGGCGTCTGCGGGTCCTCGAGCAGCTCCACCATGACGCCGACGGCGCCGGCATCGGCCAGGCCACGCAGATAGCGCTCGGGCGCGCTGGAGAGCGCCGGCCCGGTGGTGAGCACCAGTTCTCCGCCGGGCAGCAGGTGCGAGAGGTCCTCGTTGCCGCTGCTGTGGACCCAGCGGACGGGCCGTTCGAGGCCGTGGGTGCTCAGCACCTCCGGGGCACCGGCACGCACCACGTCCAGCTCCATGATCTCCGCCAGGGTGACAGCCATTGACACAGTGTAAACAGCACCCGCTCAAGTGCATACAGCATGCGCATCGGCGCCCTCCTTGTGCCCTGCCAGGCTGGACCCAGCAGATCAGCCCCCGGACCCGCTGTCCCGACAGCAGCAAGGAGCACCACGATGGCGAAGACGATCACCCATTGGCTCAACGGCGAGCCCTTCAGCGGCGCCTCGGAGCGCCGGGCTCCCGTGACCGACCCGGCCACCGGGCAGGTCACCGCCGAAGTAGCCCTGGCCGGGGCCGAGGACGCCCGCGCGGTGATCGAGGCCGCCCACTCCGCCTTCCCCGGCTGGCGTGACACCTCGCTGGCCCGCCGCACCTCAGTGCTCTTCGCCTTCCGTGAGCTGCTGAACTCCCGGAAGGGAGAGCTCGCCGAGATCATCAGCGCCGAACATGGCAAGACGGTCTCCGACGCGCTGGGCGAGGTCGGGCGCGGCCAGGAGGTGGTGGAGTTCGCCTGCGGCATCGCCCACCTGCTCAAGGGCGGCCACACCGAGAACGCCTCCACCCAGGTGGACGCCTATTCGATCCACCAGCCCTTGGGCCCGGTCGGCGTCATCAGTCCTTTCAACTTCCCGGCCATGGTGCCGATGTGGTTCTTCCCCCTGGCCGTCGCCGCCGGCAACACCGTGGTGCTCAAGCCTTCCGAGAAGGACCCCTCAGCGTCCCTGTGGATGGCCCGCCTGTGGAAAGAGGCCGGCCTGCCCGACGGCGTGTTCAACGTCCTGCACGGTGACAAGGCCGCCGTCGACGAGCTGCTGACCCATCCGGCCATCCGAGCGATCAGCTTCGTGGGGTCCACCCCGATCGCCGAGTACGTGTATCGCACCGGCACCGCGGCGGGCAAACGGGTCCAGGCCCTCGGTGGGGCGAAGAACCACGCCATCGTGCTCCCCGACGCCGATCTCGACCTGGCCGCGGACGCCATGGTCTCCGCAGGATTCGGCTCCGCCGGCGAGCGCTGCATGGCGATCTCCGCCTGTGTGGCCGTGGGCCCGATCGCCGACGAGCTGGTCGCCAGGATCGCCGACCGCACACGCGGCCTCACCCTCGGTCGGGGCAGCGCCGAACCGGACATGGGCCCGCTGGTCACCCGCGAGCACCGGAACAAGGTCTCCGGCTACATCGACGCCGGCGTGGCGGCCGGAGCCGAGCTCGTCGTCGACGGTCGGGGCAGACAGGCCGAAGGCCTCCCCGGGGGACACTGGCTGGGGCCTACGCTCTTCGACCGCGTCGCCGAGGACATGTCCATCTACACGGACGAGATCTTCGGCCCGGTGCTCTCCGTGGTGCGTGCCGAGTCCTATGACGAGGCGCTGGCACTTGTCAACCGCAACCGGTACGGCAACGGCACCGCGATCTTCACCCACGACGGCGGCGCGGCGCGCCGGTTCCAGAACGAGGTGGAGGTCGGTATGGTCGGGATCAACGTCCCCATCCCCGTGCCCATGGCGTACTACAGCTTCGGAGGGTGGAAGGCCTCGCTGTTCGGGGACTCCCACGCCCATGGGATGCACGGAGTCCATTTCTTCACCCGTGCGAAGGCCGTGACCAGCCGCTGGCAGGACCCGAGCCACGGCGGCCTACAGCTCGGTTTCCCGCAGAACGCCTGATCACCGCTTCGCCGACGAGGAAGGACCTCCTGACATGACACCTCGCACCCCCGCCGTGGACACCCATCCGGCCGACGCCCCGCAGCGGGACATCGGGGCAGACGTCCTCGAGGACGCCCGGACGACCTACGAGCTGGACCGCCGCCATGTCTTCCACTCCTGGTCAGCCCAAGCGGAGCTGGATCCGATGACCATCGTCGGCGCAGAGGGTAGCTACATCTGGGACGGCACCGGCCGTCGTCTGCTGGACTTCTCCTCCCAGCTGGTCTACACGAACATCGGCCACCAGCACCCCGCCGTCGTCGAGGCCATCCAGCGGCAGGCCGCGGACCTGTGCACCGTGGCCCCGCAGCATGCCAACGCCGCCCGCTCGCGCGCCGCCCAGCTGATCGCCGAGCGGACTCCCGGGGATCTGGACCAGATCTTCTTCA
It contains:
- a CDS encoding PucR family transcriptional regulator, which produces MAVTLAEIMELDVVRAGAPEVLSTHGLERPVRWVHSSGNEDLSHLLPGGELVLTTGPALSSAPERYLRGLADAGAVGVMVELLEDPQTPAGEVLPPGFVTLARRLGLTLVVLRRQVRFVEITEQVHRRLVAEQYDEVKFARRIYETFTELAMHRTSPQGIVSTTAELLDAPVVLEDLLHRVVALAEAGRELSGLLGRWSEESRRVDQERESTWSTVDVGDPQNPWGKLIAVEPQMRRARVEMVLERAAQSMHLQRMQDHRGTDLHQQAHRDLFQEVLEGRAGPLQAEARATAMGLDRGPGYLAAVARLPEPGPAGRGQAAESGRTRARRLHDTLSSTIRSQGHTGLLSTADDGSVHMVLALRPRPGRSMQQEMQVLGREMRRHVEQTSAAPGLVVGLGEPAEDLVEAILATPHAGQAALAGLALPASAEVCRSFTDLRFRGLATLLRDDPRVQRFAEAELGPLVLDDIRRGGRSMEVLRAHLRLAGNKSAVAQALHMSRPALYTHLERIQEILGVSLEDGESRSSLHAALMIHDAAEAARDARWSGVPGT
- a CDS encoding CoA-acylating methylmalonate-semialdehyde dehydrogenase, which translates into the protein MAKTITHWLNGEPFSGASERRAPVTDPATGQVTAEVALAGAEDARAVIEAAHSAFPGWRDTSLARRTSVLFAFRELLNSRKGELAEIISAEHGKTVSDALGEVGRGQEVVEFACGIAHLLKGGHTENASTQVDAYSIHQPLGPVGVISPFNFPAMVPMWFFPLAVAAGNTVVLKPSEKDPSASLWMARLWKEAGLPDGVFNVLHGDKAAVDELLTHPAIRAISFVGSTPIAEYVYRTGTAAGKRVQALGGAKNHAIVLPDADLDLAADAMVSAGFGSAGERCMAISACVAVGPIADELVARIADRTRGLTLGRGSAEPDMGPLVTREHRNKVSGYIDAGVAAGAELVVDGRGRQAEGLPGGHWLGPTLFDRVAEDMSIYTDEIFGPVLSVVRAESYDEALALVNRNRYGNGTAIFTHDGGAARRFQNEVEVGMVGINVPIPVPMAYYSFGGWKASLFGDSHAHGMHGVHFFTRAKAVTSRWQDPSHGGLQLGFPQNA